One genomic segment of Phalacrocorax carbo chromosome Z, bPhaCar2.1, whole genome shotgun sequence includes these proteins:
- the TNFAIP8 gene encoding tumor necrosis factor alpha-induced protein 8 isoform X4 has protein sequence MVSKSIATTLIDDTSSDVLDELYRVTKEYTQNKKEAEKIIKNLIKIVLKLAILYRNNQFNQDEIALMEKFKKKVHQLAKTVVSFHQVDYTFDRNFLSKLLNDCRELLHEIIQRHLTAKSHGRVNNVFDHFSDCEFLAALYNPFGPYKLHLQKLCDGVNKMLDEGNI, from the coding sequence ATGGTGTCCAAATCTATAGCAACTACTTTGATCGATGATACAAGCAGTGATGTTCTAGATGAGCTCTACAGAGTGACAAAAGAAtatacacaaaacaaaaaggaagcagagaaaatcaTCAAAAACCTCATTAAAATAGTCCTCAAATTGGCAATTCTCTACAGGAACAACCAGTTTAATCAGGATGAAATAGCGTTGATGGAGAAATTCAAGAAGAAAGTTCATCAGCTGGCTAAGACCGTGGTCAGTTTCCATCAGGTGGATTATACCTTCGACAGGAATTTTCTGTCCAAACTGTTAAACGATTGTAGAGAGCTACTTCATGAAATCATTCAGCGTCACCTAACTGCAAAGTCACATGGACGTGTCAACAATGTGTTTGATCATTTCTCTGATTGTGAATTTTTGGCTGCCTTGTACAATCCCTTTGGACCTTATAAACTCCATTTGCAGAAACTTTGTGATGGTGTCAACAAAATGCTAGATGAGGGGAACATATAA
- the TNFAIP8 gene encoding tumor necrosis factor alpha-induced protein 8 isoform X3 — protein MATDVFNSKSLAIQAQKKILGKMVSKSIATTLIDDTSSDVLDELYRVTKEYTQNKKEAEKIIKNLIKIVLKLAILYRNNQFNQDEIALMEKFKKKVHQLAKTVVSFHQVDYTFDRNFLSKLLNDCRELLHEIIQRHLTAKSHGRVNNVFDHFSDCEFLAALYNPFGPYKLHLQKLCDGVNKMLDEGNI, from the exons A TGGCCACGGATGTCTTCAACTCCAAAAGTCTGGCCATTCAGGCCCAGAAAAAGATCCTTGGAAAAATGGTGTCCAAATCTATAGCAACTACTTTGATCGATGATACAAGCAGTGATGTTCTAGATGAGCTCTACAGAGTGACAAAAGAAtatacacaaaacaaaaaggaagcagagaaaatcaTCAAAAACCTCATTAAAATAGTCCTCAAATTGGCAATTCTCTACAGGAACAACCAGTTTAATCAGGATGAAATAGCGTTGATGGAGAAATTCAAGAAGAAAGTTCATCAGCTGGCTAAGACCGTGGTCAGTTTCCATCAGGTGGATTATACCTTCGACAGGAATTTTCTGTCCAAACTGTTAAACGATTGTAGAGAGCTACTTCATGAAATCATTCAGCGTCACCTAACTGCAAAGTCACATGGACGTGTCAACAATGTGTTTGATCATTTCTCTGATTGTGAATTTTTGGCTGCCTTGTACAATCCCTTTGGACCTTATAAACTCCATTTGCAGAAACTTTGTGATGGTGTCAACAAAATGCTAGATGAGGGGAACATATAA
- the TNFAIP8 gene encoding tumor necrosis factor alpha-induced protein 8 isoform X2, which yields MATDVFNSKSLAIQAQKKILGKMVSKSIATTLIDDTSSDVLDELYRVTKEYTQNKKEAEKIIKNLIKIVLKLAILYRNNQFNQDEIALMEKFKKKVHQLAKTVVSFHQVDYTFDRNFLSKLLNDCRELLHEIIQRHLTAKSHGRVNNVFDHFSDCEFLAALYNPFGPYKLHLQKLCDGVNKMLDEGNI from the coding sequence TGGCCACGGATGTCTTCAACTCCAAAAGTCTGGCCATTCAGGCCCAGAAAAAGATCCTTGGAAAAATGGTGTCCAAATCTATAGCAACTACTTTGATCGATGATACAAGCAGTGATGTTCTAGATGAGCTCTACAGAGTGACAAAAGAAtatacacaaaacaaaaaggaagcagagaaaatcaTCAAAAACCTCATTAAAATAGTCCTCAAATTGGCAATTCTCTACAGGAACAACCAGTTTAATCAGGATGAAATAGCGTTGATGGAGAAATTCAAGAAGAAAGTTCATCAGCTGGCTAAGACCGTGGTCAGTTTCCATCAGGTGGATTATACCTTCGACAGGAATTTTCTGTCCAAACTGTTAAACGATTGTAGAGAGCTACTTCATGAAATCATTCAGCGTCACCTAACTGCAAAGTCACATGGACGTGTCAACAATGTGTTTGATCATTTCTCTGATTGTGAATTTTTGGCTGCCTTGTACAATCCCTTTGGACCTTATAAACTCCATTTGCAGAAACTTTGTGATGGTGTCAACAAAATGCTAGATGAGGGGAACATATAA
- the TNFAIP8 gene encoding tumor necrosis factor alpha-induced protein 8 isoform X1, translated as MSSEADEPKEVATDVFNSKSLAIQAQKKILGKMVSKSIATTLIDDTSSDVLDELYRVTKEYTQNKKEAEKIIKNLIKIVLKLAILYRNNQFNQDEIALMEKFKKKVHQLAKTVVSFHQVDYTFDRNFLSKLLNDCRELLHEIIQRHLTAKSHGRVNNVFDHFSDCEFLAALYNPFGPYKLHLQKLCDGVNKMLDEGNI; from the exons ATGAGTTCGGAGGCTGATGAACCCAAGGAAG TGGCCACGGATGTCTTCAACTCCAAAAGTCTGGCCATTCAGGCCCAGAAAAAGATCCTTGGAAAAATGGTGTCCAAATCTATAGCAACTACTTTGATCGATGATACAAGCAGTGATGTTCTAGATGAGCTCTACAGAGTGACAAAAGAAtatacacaaaacaaaaaggaagcagagaaaatcaTCAAAAACCTCATTAAAATAGTCCTCAAATTGGCAATTCTCTACAGGAACAACCAGTTTAATCAGGATGAAATAGCGTTGATGGAGAAATTCAAGAAGAAAGTTCATCAGCTGGCTAAGACCGTGGTCAGTTTCCATCAGGTGGATTATACCTTCGACAGGAATTTTCTGTCCAAACTGTTAAACGATTGTAGAGAGCTACTTCATGAAATCATTCAGCGTCACCTAACTGCAAAGTCACATGGACGTGTCAACAATGTGTTTGATCATTTCTCTGATTGTGAATTTTTGGCTGCCTTGTACAATCCCTTTGGACCTTATAAACTCCATTTGCAGAAACTTTGTGATGGTGTCAACAAAATGCTAGATGAGGGGAACATATAA